In Pedobacter sp. SL55, the following proteins share a genomic window:
- a CDS encoding GtrA family protein, with amino-acid sequence MITFIKAQASSLTATLVDYLVTWFCVSFLGIWYVAGSVTGTVVGGCVNFYMGRNWVFNSTEKDIKLQILKYILVWCGNLLIVTTGVYILTHFLGINYLLSKILVSGLIGTIYNYFMQKQFIFTQ; translated from the coding sequence ATGATCACCTTTATCAAAGCTCAAGCTTCGTCATTAACGGCAACGTTGGTAGACTACTTAGTCACATGGTTTTGTGTGAGCTTTTTGGGGATCTGGTATGTTGCAGGAAGTGTAACAGGAACAGTTGTTGGTGGCTGTGTAAACTTTTATATGGGGCGTAATTGGGTGTTTAATTCTACCGAGAAAGACATCAAGCTTCAAATTTTAAAGTATATTTTGGTATGGTGCGGCAATCTTTTGATTGTTACTACTGGAGTTTACATACTCACTCATTTTCTAGGCATTAACTATTTGCTATCGAAAATTCTCGTTTCTGGATTGATTGGTACTATTTATAATTACTTCATGCAGAAGCAATTCATTTTCACACAGTAA
- a CDS encoding NAD-dependent epimerase/dehydratase family protein yields MSKKVLITGASGFVGYHLIVTAIENGLEVFAAIRPNSDVSHLKDLNVNYVNLNFNAVDELKAELEEKQYAYIIHAAGTTKAKTLQEYNKVNADFSRNLALAASLVSYKLEKFVFVSSLAAIGPITDFNAAINDDTNAQPVTFYGLSKKLAEEYLNKIENLPLVTVRPTAVYGPREKDIFILFKTINQGLEPYIGRFNQTLSFIYVKDLAEIIIRFLTSDVVHKTYNISDGLTYNRYALADGLKKALQKKTLKMHIPLGIIKSLAGLMDTIYARSSKTPTLNKEKIKELTAPNWACNIENLKKDLQFEPQYNLERGLQETVKWYKANNWLK; encoded by the coding sequence ATGAGCAAAAAGGTATTAATTACGGGAGCTAGTGGATTTGTGGGTTATCATTTAATTGTTACCGCAATTGAAAATGGCCTAGAAGTTTTTGCGGCAATTAGACCTAATAGCGACGTCTCGCATTTAAAAGATTTAAACGTTAACTATGTTAATTTAAACTTTAACGCAGTTGATGAATTAAAAGCAGAACTGGAAGAAAAACAGTATGCCTACATCATACACGCTGCTGGTACAACAAAGGCGAAAACCTTGCAAGAATACAACAAGGTTAACGCAGATTTCAGCAGGAATTTGGCACTAGCGGCTTCGTTGGTTAGCTATAAACTAGAGAAATTTGTATTCGTAAGTAGCTTGGCCGCAATTGGACCTATTACCGATTTTAACGCCGCTATAAATGATGATACTAATGCACAACCCGTAACTTTTTATGGATTGAGCAAGAAACTGGCAGAAGAGTATTTGAATAAAATTGAAAACCTACCGCTGGTTACCGTTAGGCCAACGGCAGTTTATGGCCCAAGGGAGAAAGATATTTTCATTCTCTTTAAGACTATTAACCAAGGTTTAGAACCATATATTGGCAGGTTTAACCAAACTTTAAGCTTCATTTATGTGAAGGATTTGGCCGAAATCATTATCCGTTTTTTAACATCGGATGTGGTGCACAAAACCTACAACATATCTGACGGACTAACTTATAATAGGTATGCACTAGCTGATGGTTTGAAAAAAGCATTGCAGAAAAAAACCCTGAAAATGCACATCCCGCTGGGAATAATAAAAAGTTTAGCTGGTTTAATGGATACCATTTACGCCAGAAGTAGCAAAACACCAACGCTAAACAAAGAAAAAATAAAAGAGTTAACGGCTCCAAATTGGGCCTGCAACATCGAAAATTTAAAAAAAGACTTACAGTTTGAACCTCAATATAATTTGGAAAGAGGCTTACAAGAAACTGTAAAATGGTATAAAGCTAATAACTGGCTGAAATAA
- a CDS encoding carboxypeptidase-like regulatory domain-containing protein: MKHTYKTLIYALTFFSATILGISSAFAQKTVITGTVRDAVTKETLPYVSIFFNDTRLGTQSDLDGNFKISTNEDYNKLKFNYVGYEVLYKNIIVGQTQKLDILLKSNAQSLNEVTIIAGKKVRYSNKNNPAVELIRQVIENKDKNQPKAYETVQYKEYEKMLFSMSNLSEKFKNKRLFRNYQFLFQEQDSSKIGGKNLLPIYIQEKLADQYLSFYPIKVKQ, translated from the coding sequence ATGAAACACACATATAAAACATTAATTTATGCACTAACGTTTTTTAGTGCTACGATATTAGGCATATCATCAGCATTTGCCCAAAAAACCGTTATTACCGGAACCGTTAGAGATGCGGTAACAAAAGAAACACTTCCCTATGTATCAATTTTCTTTAATGATACCCGCTTGGGAACACAATCTGATTTGGATGGAAATTTCAAGATCAGCACTAACGAAGACTACAACAAACTGAAGTTTAACTACGTTGGTTACGAAGTTTTGTACAAGAATATTATTGTAGGACAAACCCAAAAATTAGACATCCTACTAAAATCTAATGCGCAATCGTTAAACGAAGTAACCATTATTGCAGGCAAAAAAGTTAGGTACTCTAACAAAAACAATCCGGCGGTAGAATTAATTAGGCAGGTAATCGAAAACAAAGATAAAAACCAGCCTAAAGCATACGAAACCGTACAATATAAGGAGTACGAAAAAATGTTGTTCTCTATGAGCAACCTCTCCGAAAAATTCAAGAACAAACGTCTCTTCAGAAATTACCAATTTCTTTTTCAAGAGCAAGACTCATCCAAAATAGGTGGCAAAAACTTATTGCCTATTTATATCCAAGAAAAACTGGCCGACCAATATTTAAGTTTCTACCCGATAAAAGTAAAACAGTAG
- a CDS encoding inositol-3-phosphate synthase, whose protein sequence is MKKQVEGANGKLGIMMPGLGAVATTMIAGVVAARRGLSKPIGSLTQMGTIRVGKRTDNNEPLIKDFVPLAKLEDLAFGGWDVYEDNVYDAAMKAKVIDGHLLYDIKDELEAIKPYKAAFDKNYVKNLDGTYVKEAATKWDLAQQVIEDIKDFKAKNNCERIVLVWCGSTEIYLEPSEVHQTLAAFEQGLKDNNPNIAPSMIYAYAALKLGYAYANGAPNLTVDIPAMLELAKETQTPVAGKDFKTGQTLMKTVLAPGLMARSLGVRGWFSDNILGNRDGLVLDDPDNFKTKEVSKLGVLEDIFKPEINPDLYGDMYHKIRINYYPPHGDNKESWDNIDIFGWMGYKMQIKINFLCRDSILAAPIVLDLALFSDLAKRAGMSGIQEWLSFYLKSPQTKEGLRPENDIFKQLEKLHNTLRYFMGEELITHLGLDYYEEEK, encoded by the coding sequence ATGAAAAAGCAAGTAGAAGGAGCCAATGGAAAATTAGGTATCATGATGCCTGGCCTAGGTGCTGTAGCTACCACCATGATTGCTGGTGTAGTTGCCGCTAGAAGAGGTCTATCTAAACCTATTGGTTCTTTAACACAAATGGGTACCATTCGTGTAGGTAAAAGAACAGACAACAATGAGCCTTTAATTAAGGATTTCGTTCCATTAGCAAAATTAGAAGACTTAGCATTTGGTGGTTGGGATGTGTATGAAGATAATGTGTACGATGCCGCAATGAAAGCTAAGGTAATTGATGGTCATCTTTTATATGACATCAAAGACGAATTAGAAGCAATTAAACCTTACAAAGCTGCGTTTGATAAAAACTACGTTAAAAACTTAGACGGAACTTACGTTAAAGAAGCTGCTACAAAATGGGATTTGGCACAACAAGTAATTGAAGATATCAAAGACTTTAAAGCTAAAAACAACTGTGAGCGTATCGTATTGGTATGGTGTGGTTCTACCGAAATCTATTTAGAGCCTTCTGAAGTTCACCAAACTTTAGCTGCATTTGAGCAAGGTTTAAAAGACAACAACCCTAATATTGCGCCAAGTATGATTTATGCTTATGCAGCGTTGAAATTAGGTTATGCTTATGCAAATGGAGCTCCTAACTTAACAGTAGATATTCCTGCAATGTTAGAGTTGGCTAAAGAAACTCAAACTCCGGTAGCTGGTAAAGATTTCAAAACTGGTCAAACTTTAATGAAAACAGTTTTAGCACCCGGTTTAATGGCTCGTTCTTTAGGTGTACGTGGTTGGTTCTCTGACAACATTTTAGGTAACCGTGATGGTTTGGTATTAGATGATCCAGATAACTTTAAAACTAAAGAAGTTTCTAAATTAGGTGTGTTGGAAGATATCTTCAAACCAGAAATCAATCCAGATTTATATGGCGATATGTACCACAAAATCCGTATCAACTATTACCCTCCTCACGGCGATAACAAAGAGAGCTGGGATAACATTGATATCTTTGGATGGATGGGTTACAAAATGCAGATCAAGATCAATTTCTTATGCCGTGATTCAATCTTAGCTGCTCCTATCGTGTTAGACTTGGCTTTATTCTCAGATTTAGCTAAACGTGCTGGCATGAGTGGTATCCAAGAGTGGTTATCGTTCTACTTAAAATCTCCTCAAACTAAAGAGGGATTACGTCCAGAGAACGATATCTTCAAGCAATTAGAGAAATTACACAACACCCTGCGCTATTTTATGGGCGAAGAGTTGATTACCCACTTGGGGCTTGATTATTACGAAGAAGAAAAATAA
- a CDS encoding DUF5686 family protein, with protein MKAYFDRMYQNINIYDNNISVMSNEFLSPIANSAPTFYKFFITDTLKNMTPNVIELSFTPRTKGDMLFEGKIYITMDGNYAVQKAAFGVNKNINLNFVRGLEIALDFEKNTDGRYYLSKSNLIADFGISKNKGMGFTGERSVSYDQYKTNVEIPDTVFSGKKLEVLEGAKQRTNDFWAQNRLDSIPQQQLKIYSNIDTLQKLPSFRRTVKLVTFVFAGYWDFGPYEVGPTNTFYSFNNVEGFRLRLGGRSTPALSKRFYFENYAAYGFKDEKWKFFLSGTYSLNNKSIYKFPQNYIRASFQRDTKIPGQELQFVQEDNFLLSFKRGVNDMLLYNDFYRLDYVKEFENRFSYNVGFKKWSQTPAGGLFYNDASSNSFINRLTTTELSVGFRYAKNEKFYQGKIYRIPIIDRYPIYNLKYTAGIKGFFGGEYNYHNIMASVDKRFYLSQLGFSDVRVEGGYIAGKVPFPLLSVHRANQTYAYQLNSYNLMNFLEFVSDRYAAINIDHNFNGFFLNKIPLLSKLKLREIVSFKAIYGGLRDENNPEKNNDGIYKLPSYENGTQRTYSLNKEPYMEGSVGLGNIFKVLRVDLVKRFNYLDHPEVAEWGIRARVKLDF; from the coding sequence ATGAAAGCCTATTTCGATAGGATGTACCAAAACATCAACATTTACGATAATAACATCTCTGTAATGAGCAACGAGTTTTTAAGCCCAATTGCAAACTCGGCCCCTACTTTTTACAAATTTTTTATTACTGATACCTTAAAAAACATGACGCCGAATGTAATTGAACTTTCTTTTACGCCACGCACCAAGGGCGATATGTTGTTTGAGGGAAAAATCTACATTACGATGGACGGCAACTATGCTGTTCAAAAAGCTGCCTTTGGAGTAAATAAAAACATTAACCTCAACTTTGTTAGAGGATTAGAAATTGCCTTAGATTTTGAAAAAAATACCGATGGTAGATACTACCTAAGCAAAAGCAATTTAATTGCCGATTTTGGGATCAGCAAAAATAAAGGGATGGGTTTTACGGGCGAACGAAGTGTAAGCTACGACCAATACAAAACGAACGTAGAAATTCCTGATACGGTTTTTTCTGGCAAAAAACTAGAAGTACTAGAAGGAGCCAAACAGAGAACCAACGATTTTTGGGCGCAAAACAGGTTAGATTCTATACCACAGCAGCAGCTGAAAATTTACAGCAATATTGATACGCTTCAAAAGTTGCCATCTTTTAGAAGAACCGTAAAATTAGTAACTTTTGTCTTTGCCGGTTATTGGGATTTTGGACCTTATGAAGTTGGCCCTACCAACACTTTCTATAGCTTTAATAACGTAGAAGGCTTTCGTTTGCGTTTAGGAGGCAGGTCTACTCCTGCTTTAAGCAAACGTTTTTATTTCGAAAATTATGCAGCCTATGGCTTTAAAGACGAAAAATGGAAGTTTTTCTTATCGGGAACTTACTCTTTAAATAATAAATCCATTTATAAATTCCCGCAAAACTACATTAGAGCAAGTTTTCAACGAGATACCAAAATACCAGGACAAGAACTACAATTTGTACAAGAAGATAACTTTTTGTTATCATTTAAACGTGGTGTAAACGATATGTTATTGTACAACGATTTTTATCGCTTAGATTATGTGAAAGAATTCGAAAATCGTTTTTCTTACAATGTTGGATTTAAGAAATGGTCTCAAACTCCGGCTGGTGGCCTTTTCTATAACGATGCCAGCTCCAATTCTTTTATCAATAGACTTACCACTACAGAACTTAGTGTAGGCTTTAGATATGCGAAGAATGAGAAATTCTATCAAGGTAAAATTTATCGTATACCAATTATAGATAGATACCCTATTTATAACTTAAAATATACGGCAGGTATTAAAGGCTTTTTTGGAGGCGAGTATAACTACCACAACATTATGGCTAGTGTAGACAAACGTTTTTATTTGTCGCAGTTAGGTTTTAGTGATGTCAGAGTAGAAGGTGGTTATATCGCCGGCAAGGTGCCTTTTCCGTTATTGTCGGTACACCGTGCCAACCAAACTTATGCTTATCAGCTAAACTCCTATAACTTAATGAACTTCTTAGAATTTGTGAGCGACCGCTATGCAGCAATAAATATCGATCATAATTTTAACGGATTCTTTTTAAATAAGATACCTTTGCTAAGTAAATTAAAACTACGCGAGATTGTTTCATTCAAAGCAATTTACGGAGGATTGAGAGATGAAAATAATCCAGAAAAAAATAACGACGGCATTTACAAATTGCCTAGCTATGAAAATGGCACGCAAAGAACCTATTCTTTAAATAAAGAACCGTATATGGAAGGCAGCGTTGGTTTAGGAAATATTTTCAAGGTATTAAGGGTAGATTTGGTTAAGCGTTTCAATTACCTAGACCACCCAGAAGTTGCCGAATGGGGAATTAGAGCTAGAGTTAAACTAGATTTTTAA
- a CDS encoding phosphatidylglycerophosphatase A, giving the protein MIFHKIIATTFGIGYIGKGAGTYASIFTCLLWYFLQPSGYELKLAPVLVALLLTIQGVRSANEVEALWGKDHQRVVIDEVAGMCITLLFVPLEIKYIIAGLVLFRFFDILKPLGIRRLEKWPGGWGVMADDVLAGIYANIVMQIIIFFNIF; this is encoded by the coding sequence GTGATATTTCACAAGATCATAGCAACCACTTTTGGAATTGGCTATATAGGCAAAGGGGCAGGAACTTATGCTTCTATTTTTACCTGCCTTTTATGGTACTTTTTACAACCTAGTGGATATGAACTGAAACTTGCACCAGTTTTAGTGGCTTTGCTGCTAACAATACAGGGAGTAAGGAGCGCCAACGAAGTGGAGGCACTTTGGGGCAAAGACCACCAACGAGTGGTAATAGACGAAGTGGCGGGAATGTGTATTACCTTACTTTTTGTGCCGCTAGAGATTAAATACATCATTGCGGGCTTAGTGTTGTTTAGATTTTTCGACATTTTGAAACCACTAGGTATACGTAGATTGGAAAAGTGGCCCGGTGGTTGGGGCGTAATGGCAGATGATGTTTTGGCAGGGATTTATGCCAACATTGTTATGCAAATAATAATTTTCTTCAACATATTTTAA